A window from Thermoanaerobaculales bacterium encodes these proteins:
- the hpt gene encoding hypoxanthine phosphoribosyltransferase gives MLGTTVLDRHEIQTIVRRLASDINSDLPGRSPIFIGVLKGCVYFLTDLTRLLPQSVDVDFIQVSSYGASTTTSGSVVLVKDITADVRDRDIYLVEDIVDTGTTLNDVIRLLEARHPRSIQVVSLLSKPSRRQVEVDIAYLGTEIDDVFVVGYGLDHAEAYRNLPDIHELVLEPDGEPGGRVGAGGPR, from the coding sequence ATGCTCGGGACCACGGTGCTCGACCGCCACGAGATTCAGACGATCGTGCGGCGCCTCGCCTCCGACATCAATTCCGACCTCCCGGGCCGCTCGCCGATCTTCATCGGCGTCCTCAAGGGTTGCGTGTACTTTCTCACTGACCTGACCCGCCTGCTGCCGCAGTCGGTGGACGTCGACTTCATCCAGGTCTCCAGCTACGGCGCCAGCACGACGACCTCGGGCTCGGTCGTGCTGGTGAAGGACATCACCGCCGACGTCCGCGACCGGGACATCTACTTGGTCGAGGACATCGTCGACACCGGGACCACGTTGAACGACGTGATCCGGCTGCTCGAGGCCCGTCACCCGCGGTCGATCCAGGTGGTCTCGCTGCTGTCCAAGCCGTCGCGGCGGCAGGTGGAGGTGGACATCGCATACCTGGGCACCGAGATCGACGACGTGTTCGTGGTCGGGTACGGCCTCGACCATGCCGAGGCCTACCGGAACCTCCCGGACATCCACGAGCTGGTGCTCGAGCCGGACGGCGAACCCGGCGGGCGGGTGGGCGCCGGTGGTCCGCGCTAG
- the yqeB gene encoding selenium-dependent molybdenum cofactor biosynthesis protein YqeB: MMGGDYRVLIRGAGELASATAQHLYSQGFPRILMLERRYPKAIRRQVCFSEAILDGIQTIQGIRARFARNLEDVERIHDAGDIAVSVMALDDTVEKWRPDIFIEAAMLRRNWGLTRELAPVVIALGPGYVAKRDCHAVVETFRGPDVGAVLDDTGDELEDEPPAEIMGFAEERVLKAIRDGIFFTQKRIGDIVERGERVGTVVSVYGVEEFRKGVPVDASYAVTARISGVIRGLLRDGVPVKAGDRIADIDPRGRTDDLDHISDKSRRVAEGVHEALLGLVANLPKKKRAV, encoded by the coding sequence ATGATGGGCGGTGACTACCGAGTGCTGATCCGGGGCGCCGGGGAGCTGGCGTCCGCGACTGCACAGCACCTGTACTCGCAGGGGTTCCCGAGGATCCTCATGTTGGAGCGCAGGTACCCAAAGGCGATCCGGCGCCAGGTCTGCTTCTCCGAGGCGATCCTCGACGGCATCCAGACCATCCAGGGGATCCGTGCGCGATTCGCGAGGAATCTCGAGGACGTCGAGCGGATTCACGACGCCGGCGACATCGCGGTCTCGGTGATGGCCCTCGACGACACCGTCGAGAAGTGGCGTCCCGACATCTTCATCGAGGCCGCCATGCTGCGCCGCAACTGGGGGCTGACCCGCGAGCTCGCGCCGGTGGTGATCGCGCTGGGACCCGGCTACGTCGCCAAGCGGGACTGCCACGCGGTGGTGGAGACCTTCCGCGGCCCCGACGTGGGTGCGGTGCTCGACGATACCGGCGACGAGCTCGAGGACGAGCCCCCGGCCGAGATCATGGGCTTCGCGGAGGAGCGCGTCCTGAAGGCGATCCGCGACGGCATCTTCTTCACCCAGAAGCGCATCGGAGACATCGTCGAGCGCGGCGAGCGGGTCGGGACGGTGGTGTCGGTGTACGGCGTCGAGGAGTTCCGTAAGGGGGTGCCGGTCGACGCGTCCTATGCCGTCACGGCGCGGATCTCGGGCGTGATCCGCGGCCTGCTCAGGGATGGCGTGCCGGTCAAGGCGGGCGACCGGATCGCCGACATCGATCCCAGGGGGCGGACCGACGACCTCGACCACATCTCCGACAAGTCGCGGCGGGTCGCGGAGGGTGTGCACGAGGCGCTGCTCGGCCTGGTCGCGAACCTCCCCAAGAAGAAGCGGGCGGTGTAG
- a CDS encoding patatin-like phospholipase family protein, with the protein MSQSRMRLRRVLWRLRRPVLALGGGGARGFAHLGVLDVLDQQRLPVRAVAGTSMGAVIGAMYLSYGSAAAAIEKWREAFDLRLVPTVRPLRRPPRERSRENPLLQAARRIRSQVVVAVAVNRSTILDGVELMHALEFLIPEITAEQLPRPFIAVATDFETGTEVRLSGGDLRTILRASSAIPGVVPAVDVDGRRLVDGGVLAEVPVAAARSIGRPVVAVSVAMDIPPIGADDLVLDTMQRAHMMTGRRLREQQLRRAGGVIEPMVSYATWADWNRFEDLIEIGRAAAREFLGLAAG; encoded by the coding sequence GTGAGCCAGTCGAGAATGCGGCTGCGGCGCGTGCTGTGGCGTCTCCGCAGGCCGGTGCTCGCGCTCGGCGGCGGCGGCGCGCGCGGGTTTGCCCACCTCGGCGTCCTCGACGTGCTCGACCAGCAGAGGCTGCCGGTTCGCGCGGTTGCCGGCACCAGCATGGGCGCGGTGATCGGCGCGATGTACCTGAGCTACGGCTCGGCGGCCGCGGCGATCGAGAAGTGGCGGGAGGCGTTCGATCTGAGGCTGGTGCCGACGGTGCGCCCGCTGCGTCGGCCGCCCCGCGAGCGCAGCCGCGAGAACCCGCTGCTGCAGGCGGCCCGCCGGATCCGCAGCCAGGTCGTGGTCGCGGTCGCCGTCAATCGCTCCACCATCCTCGACGGTGTGGAGCTGATGCACGCGCTGGAGTTCCTGATCCCGGAGATCACCGCCGAGCAGCTGCCGCGGCCGTTCATCGCGGTGGCCACCGATTTCGAGACCGGGACTGAGGTGAGGCTGTCCGGGGGCGACCTGCGCACGATCCTGAGGGCGTCGAGCGCGATCCCGGGGGTCGTGCCGGCGGTGGACGTCGATGGACGCCGGCTGGTCGATGGGGGCGTGCTGGCGGAGGTTCCAGTCGCGGCCGCGCGGAGCATCGGCCGGCCGGTGGTGGCGGTCAGCGTGGCGATGGACATCCCGCCGATCGGCGCGGACGACCTGGTGCTCGACACCATGCAGCGGGCTCACATGATGACCGGGAGGCGGCTCCGAGAGCAGCAGCTGCGGCGGGCGGGCGGCGTCATCGAGCCCATGGTCAGCTATGCGACGTGGGCCGACTGGAACCGGTTCGAGGACCTGATCGAAATCGGGCGGGCGGCCGCTCGGGAGTTTCTCGGCCTGGCGGCCGGGTGA
- a CDS encoding RDD family protein, with protein sequence MGEALKTTPSRPSPMAGGMAAATPGGALRRALATLVDMVLLCSLLAAVALPIVRTVDWASLPGNLEEATRRLGDRAFVGRVAGVLGMWIALWWCWFVVGWGLLGATPGKWLAGLRVIDHRGRYPIGVSRAVMRLCAYSVSSLTFGIGHLVMLFRRDRCALHDLLAGTRVVRRPKRPGTDL encoded by the coding sequence ATGGGCGAAGCTCTCAAGACGACACCGAGCCGACCTTCCCCGATGGCCGGCGGCATGGCGGCCGCCACCCCCGGAGGAGCGCTGCGACGAGCGTTGGCGACGCTGGTCGACATGGTGCTGCTGTGCTCGCTGCTGGCCGCGGTCGCGCTGCCGATCGTCCGGACCGTCGACTGGGCGTCGCTCCCCGGCAACCTCGAGGAGGCCACCCGGCGGCTCGGCGACCGGGCGTTCGTCGGCCGCGTCGCCGGGGTGCTCGGCATGTGGATCGCGCTGTGGTGGTGCTGGTTCGTGGTCGGCTGGGGCCTGCTCGGTGCGACACCCGGCAAGTGGCTCGCCGGCCTGCGGGTGATCGATCACAGGGGGCGCTACCCGATCGGGGTGTCGCGGGCGGTGATGCGGCTGTGCGCCTACAGCGTCAGCTCGCTGACCTTCGGCATCGGCCACCTGGTCATGCTGTTCCGCCGCGACCGCTGCGCCCTGCACGACCTGCTCGCCGGCACCCGCGTCGTCCGCCGGCCGAAGAGACCGGGCACCGATCTCTGA